A stretch of Triticum aestivum cultivar Chinese Spring chromosome 1D, IWGSC CS RefSeq v2.1, whole genome shotgun sequence DNA encodes these proteins:
- the LOC123183357 gene encoding probable receptor-like protein kinase At2g42960 yields the protein MVTAESLRAELSSKTPPFGLRLWIVIGISIWVVIFCILGFMCFWSIYRRKPKKSVDKIPVSQIPDVSKEIAVDEVRQHAVVENYQAQESHTLTVQEKPHDKDSGKMLGHLVRTKSSDADNLSQCSSAYQCDRAGSAYSGDEGSSGNARRQYSQYATVSASPLVGLPEFSHLGWGHWFTLRDLEHSTNRFSKENIIGEGGYGVVYRGRLINGTDVAIKKLLNNMGQAEKEFRVEVEAIGHVRHKNLVRLLGYCVEGIHRMLVYEYVNNGNLEQWIHGAMRQHGVLTWEARMKIILGIAKALAYLHEAIEPKVVHRDIKSSNILIDEDFNGKLSDFGLAKMLGAGKSHITTRVMGTFGYVAPEYANTGLLNEKSDVYSFGVLLLEAVTGRDPVDYGRPANEVHLVEWLKMMVGTKRADEVVDRDMEVKPTIRALKRALLVALRCVDPDSEKRPTMGHVVRMLEAEDVPSREDRRSRRGGHAGGGNADAESKASSSEFEQQQQQQGPPPPEPAAGPEKLIALCREGRAKEAVELLEKGARADAASFYELAGACSTPKLLEELRKVHDYLLRSPFRADLQVNNRFLEMYGRCGNMTHARRTFDHMPDRDMASWHLMIEGYAGNGLGDAALQLFEDMKRCGMAPTARTFVLVLDACANSEAIEEAFLYFDAMSRDHGIEPGMEHYVGIIEVLGKSGHLNEAVEYIEKLPFEPNAMIWESLLNLARMNGDIDLEDRAEELLVSLDPSKANPKKLPTPPPKRRLGINMLDGRNKLGEYRLPPKIEKKVVNEQRYVPDTRYVLHDIDQEAKEQALLYHSERLAIAYGLISTPARTPLRIIKNLRICGDCHNAIKIMSRIVGRELIVRDNKRFHHFKEGKCSCGDYW from the exons ATGGTGACAGCCGAAAGCCTACGTGCAGAGCTGTCATCCAAGACGCCACCGTTTGGCCTGAGGCTGTGGATAGTGATTGGCATCAGCATCTGGGTGGTAATCTTCTGTATACTGGGTTTCATGTGCTTCTGGTCCATTTACCGGAGGAAGCCGAAGAAGTCTGTTGATAAGATCCCAGTATCTCAAATCCCGGATGTATCAAAGGAGATTGCAGTAGATGAAGTGCGCCAGCATGCTGTTGTTGAGAACTATCAAGCTCAAGAAAGCCACACCTTGACGGTGCAGGAGAAACCTCATGACAAAGATTCTGGGAAAATGCTGGGACACTTGGTCAGGACAAAGTCGAGCGATGCCGATAATTTGAGCCAGTGCAGCTCGGCCTACCAATGCGATAGGGCTGGTAGTGCTTATTCTGGCGATGAAGGCAGCTCGGGCAACGCTAGGAGGCAATATTCTCAGTATGCGACCGTCTCCGCATCTCCTCTTGTTGGACTCCCCGAATTTTCGCACTTGGGTTGGGGCCATTGGTTCACTCTGAGGGATTTGGAGCATTCGACGAATCGCTTCTCTAAGGAGAACATCATTGGAGAGGGTGGATATGGGGTGGTTTACCGTGGTCGACTCATAAATGGGACTGATGTAGCAATAAAAAAGCTACTGAATAACAT GGGCCAGGCAGAAAAGGAGTTCAGGGTTGAAGTTGAGGCTATTGGCCATGTCAGGCATAAAAATCTCGTCCGTCTGCTAGGATATTGTGTTGAAGGAATCCACAG GATGCTTGTGTATGAGTATGTGAATAACGGAAACTTAGAGCAGTGGATTCATGGCGCCATGCGGCAGCACGGTGTTCTTACCTGGGAAGCTCGAATGAAAATCATTCTTGGAATTGCTAAAGC GCTTGCTTACCTACATGAAGCCATAGAGCCAAAAGTTGTGCACCGTGATATCAAATCAAGCAATATCCTAATTGATGAGGATTTCAATGGGAAGCTTTCCGATTTTGGATTGGCTAAGATGCTGGGTGCAGGGAAGAGCCATATCACGACTCGAGTTATGGGAACTTTCGG GTATGTGGCCCCCGAGTATGCCAACACAGGTCTGTTAAACGAGAAGAGTGATGTGTACAGTTTTGGCGTGCTGCTCCTGGAAGCAGTGACTGGGAGGGATCCTGTTGACTATGGTCGGCCAGCTAATGAG GTGCATCTGGTGGAGTGGCTCAAAATGATGGTCGGCACAAAGAGAGCCGACGAGGTGGTGGACCGTGACATGGAGGTGAAGCCAACCATCCGTGCTCTCAAGCGCGCCCTCCTAGTGGCGCTGCGGTGTGTCGACCCGGACTCCGAGAAGAGACCCACGATGGGTCACGTCGTCCGGATGCTCGAGGCAGAGGACGTCCCGTCGCGGGAG gaccggaggagccggaggggcGGCCATGCCGGTGGTGGCAACGCGGACGCCGAGTCCAAGGCGAGCTCGAGCGAGTTCGAG cagcagcagcagcagcaggggccgccgccgcccgagccggcgGCAGGGCCGGAGAAGCTGATCGCGCTGTGCAGGGAGGGGCGGgccaaggaggcggtggagctgCTCGAGAagggggcgcgcgcggacgccgcgtccttctacgagctcgccggcgcctGCTCCACGCCCAAGCTGCTCGAGGAGCTCCGCAAGGTGCACGACTACCTGCTCCGCTCGCCCTTCCGGGCCGACCTGCAGGTCAACAACCGGTTCCTCGAGATGTACGGCCGGTGCGGCAACATGACGCACGCCCGCAGGACGTTCGACCATATGCCCGACCGGGACATGGCCTCCTGGCACCTCATGATCGAGGGCTACGCCGGCAACGGGCTCGGGGACGCCGCGCTGCAGCTCTTCGAGGATATGAAGCGGTGCGGCATGGCGCCCACCGCGCGCACCTTCGTGCTCGTGCTCGACGCGTGCGCCAACTCGGAGGCCATCGAGGAGGCCTTCCTCTACTTCGACGCCATGTCCCGGGACCACGGCATCGAGCCTGGCATGGAGCACTACGTCGGGATCATCGAGGTGCTGGGCAAGTCGGGGCACCTCAACGAGGCCGTGGAGTACATCGAGAAGCTGCCGTTCGAGCCCAACGCCATGATCTGGGAGTCGCTCCTGAACCTGGCGCGCATGAACGGCGACATTGACCTCGAGGACCGGGCGGAGGAGCTGCTGGTCTCGCTCGACCCCTCCAAGGCCAACCCCAAGAAGCTCCCGACCCCTCCCCCGAAGCGGCGGCTCGGGATCAACATGCTGGACGGGAGGAACAAGCTGGGGGAGTACAGGCTGCCGCCCAAGATCGAGAAGAAGGTGGTGAACGAGCAGCGCTACGTCCCCGACACGAGGTACGTGCTCCACGACATTGACCAGGAGGCCAAGGAGCAGGCGCTACTGTACCACAGCGAGCGGCTGGCCATCGCCTACGGCCTGATCAGCACCCCGGCCAGGACCCCGCTGCGCATCATCAAGAACCTCAGGATCTGCGGGGACTGCCACAACGCCATCAAGATCATGTCGAGGATCGTGGGGCGGGAGCTCATCGTGAGGGACAACAAGCGGTTCCACCATTTCAAGGAGGGCAAGTGCTCCTGCGGCGACTACTGGTGA